Part of the Syngnathus typhle isolate RoL2023-S1 ecotype Sweden linkage group LG17, RoL_Styp_1.0, whole genome shotgun sequence genome is shown below.
GTGACGGGAACACTTTCAGGCTCGATCTGCTCGTATTTTGTCAGGTTGCCCAACTTTGCATAAATAGATGAggtgatttttgtttgtttctcaagTTTAGCTTAGATCTGTTAACACTGGAATAGTCTGTGTAgccatttttttgtgtgaagtTGTCTAAGGATGAGATTGCTGGGCAGCTCTAATTTTCCGTATTTAAATTATTCCCGCTGCCGCTTTGGGATGtcgttttaattaatttatgaacctaatttattgtcatgtATTTAACTTTTGTATGCAATCCCAGCGTTAAAACAGTGGTGGCTATACATTTGCACTCTAGCACACGTTAGATTTGTAATGACTAAATTGTGATGTTGTTATTTAAGTTGGTTTGAAAGTGATTGCATTGTATTTTATTCTGAGCCATGATTTTTCCACTTTTCTTCATGTCTTATACCAAACCACTGATACTTGATCCAAGTTATTGGTCTAGCAGTCGTTTAATACGTCCAAGGTTtttatgtaatttttttattacgcccccccacccccgtttCAGTTAATTGAAGGATGTTTTGTGTGCATGTCATTCTTAAACACTGAACAGTGTCTGTCTCCTTTTAAAATTAACCAATAACATGAATGCACTACTTCACCATCCAACCTCCGTCCCACTGTGGTGACATGTTCtgaataaattgaataaataagAAATCTAATTTATTTAATCTAATTTATTTAATCTATTTTTGGTGGAATGTTTTTTCTAATAAACTCGTGCATAATTTGCAAAGGACTGTAAAACAAAAAGGCTAAAGTAAATTTCAGCTCGTTCATTTTGTAAACGTGTAACTACGTAGTTAAAGCGGATATCGCGTCACATCACTTCCGTTCTGTTTCTGCCGCCACTGCTAAAGGCGCGTGAGTGTGAATTCGAAAGTGTTTGCCAGTTTCTTTGTACGAGGACATCTGCGTTCTGAGCAATATTAAAGGTACGCATGTGGCTATTTAAACGTGTATTTAAAGTGAGTAGTGTATAGCCGATAACGCTTATAAAAACACTTGACTCGTACAAGCACAACAATAAGCTAAACAGGTATTTCAGGATGCTACAACGATAAGCGGGAGCTGCTAAAAACACATTACATGTGAAAATTAAGAACTCATTTACGATGTGTTGCATCAGAGCTCAAGTTTGGATAAGTTCAATAACGATAGCCACCAAATACGGTGGAAGCTGTACTTTAGCGCCACCTGCTGGTTACTCATTGTGCCTGTCCACACAACAGGATGAACAACTGACATGAACATGTTTGTCAAGCTTGGTTCTGTGTAATTCGTGCTTCTTGCATGTATCCATATGTTATTCAGATCGCTGACTTTGAGGATTTCAAAACAGCCATATTGAACAGGAGCTGGTAAAAATGCAGGTATGTATGCAACTTCCCATGTTATCATCATGAGTCAAGATGACAaccaaatcttttattttgctttcaagAAGAACGAAAGCGGTGCCGAGTCAGGGGCTGAGGacatccaaaacaaaagaaaaagagacaCGGAAAATGACACTACAAGTGAGGGTGAAAATGAAGTTGCGTCCAAGCGGATAAAGAGCAGCGAAAACAAGAAGAACGAAAGCGGCGCTGAGTCAGGGGCTGAGGACAtcgaaaacaaaagaaaaagagacaCGGAAAATGACACTGCAAGTGAGAGTGAAAGTGAAGTTGCGTCCGAGCGGATGAAGAGCAGCGGAAAAAAGAAGTCGACCAAAAAAGACAAAGACGATGCCGCAAAAAAACAGAAGGTGATCTTTGAGTCATTCCATAAAATCTCATCAATGAAATTGCCTTAAGTTCTTTGCAAtcagtaaaacaaaaatgtatactaacattaatacaaaaaaaaaaaaaaaaacaacaacagaacatTAATTTTTAACATCAATTCAAAACCATCAACTAACTTGAACTTGGCTCTTGTGCTCTCGTAAATGGCATACCTCTGGTTGTTTGTACAGGAAAACGACAAAGCGGTGGTAAGGCTGAAGCGCTACATTTCTCTCTGTGGCGAGAGACGCAATTATAAGAAGCTCCTCGGTGAATGTCGCTCTGTTCGCGCCATGGTGGATGTACTAAAGAAGGAGCTGGAAGATATTGGTGTTCACGGTCAGTGGGGGGGTCTTCATAA
Proteins encoded:
- the hirip3 gene encoding HIRA-interacting protein 3 isoform X1 gives rise to the protein MQKNESGAESGAEDIQNKRKRDTENDTTSEGENEVASKRIKSSENKKNESGAESGAEDIENKRKRDTENDTASESESEVASERMKSSGKKKSTKKDKDDAAKKQKENDKAVVRLKRYISLCGERRNYKKLLGECRSVRAMVDVLKKELEDIGVHGQASLEKCKKVRLKKEEARELAELDVGNIIDCQGRPKRRGALAQQQQHKSPLDAVRRLVSSDSDEENVQQGRRATNWDNLKGIISDDADSD
- the hirip3 gene encoding HIRA-interacting protein 3 isoform X2 codes for the protein MQNESGAESGAEDIQNKRKRDTENDTTSEGENEVASKRIKSSENKKNESGAESGAEDIENKRKRDTENDTASESESEVASERMKSSGKKKSTKKDKDDAAKKQKENDKAVVRLKRYISLCGERRNYKKLLGECRSVRAMVDVLKKELEDIGVHGQASLEKCKKVRLKKEEARELAELDVGNIIDCQGRPKRRGALAQQQQHKSPLDAVRRLVSSDSDEENVQQGRRATNWDNLKGIISDDADSD